Proteins from one Rosa chinensis cultivar Old Blush chromosome 7, RchiOBHm-V2, whole genome shotgun sequence genomic window:
- the LOC121050527 gene encoding uncharacterized protein LOC121050527, with translation MVFPLRAPFVHIMYFVINLVHEKMEPSTIGLEINEAGPDDKLPYRGAWLWVGSEMIHLMELPNPDPLTRRPEHGGRVRHTCVEIRDVSKLKAILDEAGIPYTLSKSGRPAIFFRDPDENALEFAQF, from the exons ATGGTTTTTCCCCTTAGAGCTCCTTTTGTGCACATCATGTACTTTGTTATTAACTTAGTTCATGAAAAAATGGAACCATCCACAATAGGTCTTGAAATTAATGAGGCTGGGCCAGATGACAAACTCCCCTATAGGGGGGCTTGGTTATGGGTGGGTTCTGAGATGATTCACCTTATGGAGCTTCCAAACCCCGACCCTCTAACCAGAAGACCGGAGCATGGAGGCCGTGTTAGGCACACTTGTGTTGAGATTCGGGATGTGTCTAAGCTGAAAGCAATCCTTGATGAAGCTG GTATTCCATACACGCTTAGTAAGTCTGGGAGGCCAGCAATCTTTTTTCGAGATCCAGATGAAAATGCTCTGGAATTTGCACAGTTCTGA
- the LOC112175297 gene encoding pentatricopeptide repeat-containing protein At1g08070, chloroplastic, which produces MRQLNQIHALLVKNPKPQVLNPWLGYLTNSSAPQNALFLYNQMLHHPTSHNHYTFTYALKACCLLHSPHKGQEIQAHVTKSGHISDTFIQNSLLHFYVIQSDIVSATRVFDSIPVPDVVSWTSMISGLSKCGFVEEAIVKFMSMDVKPNSTTLVTVLSSCSTLRALKFGKAVHGHCLRNFRERNLILDNAVLDFYLRCGSLASARYLFVNMPKRDVVSWTIMVGGYAQRGFCEEAVKLFQQLLQGGEAEPNEATIVNVLSACSSICALSSGQQVHSYISTRRDLTANGNVGNALVNMYVKCGNLGMAISVFQSLEHKDIISWSTIICGMAMNGHGIHLLQLFSSMLVNGVSPDGVTFLGLLSACSHAGLVNQGLMFFNAMKKVYRIVPETQHYACLVDMYGRAGLLEEAEAFIKEMPTEADGPVWGALLNACKIYGNEEMVERIREGLRNSAGVSTGTYALLSNAYAKHDRWDDSNKVRDEMREMGLKAPPGRSWIEIGPSI; this is translated from the coding sequence ATGAGACAACTAAACCAAATCCATGCGCTGCTGgtcaaaaatccaaaaccccaAGTTTTAAACCCCTGGCTGGGATATCTGACAAACTCTTCAGCACCACAAAATGCCCTTTTTCTATATAACCAAATGCTCCACCACCCAACTTCCCATAACCACTACACATTTACTTATGCTCTAAAGGCATGCTGCTTGCTCCATTCACCCCATAAAGGCCAAGAAATCCAAGCCCACGTCACAAAATCCGGTCACATATCTGATACCTTCATCCAAAACTCTTTGCTCCACTTTTATGTAATCCAATCTGACATTGTTTCTGCTACCCGCGTTTTTGATTCAATACCCGTACCGGATGTTGTTTCCTGGACTTCGATGATTTCGGGTCTTTCCAAGTGTGGGTTTGTGGAGGAAGCCATTGTCAAGTTTATGTCCATGGACGTGAAGCCCAATTCCACTACTCTTGTGACTGTTTTGTCTTCTTGTTCTACTTTAAGAGCTTTGAAATTTGGTAAAGCTGTTCATGGCCATTGTTTGAGGAACTTTCGGGAAAGAAATTTGATTTTGGACAATGCGGTGTTGGATTTCTATCTGAGATGTGGATCTTTGGCGAGTGCACGATACCTGTTTGTCAATATGCCCAAGAGAGATGTGGTTTCTTGGACTATCATGGTGGGTGGTTATGCACAAAGAGGTTTTTGTGAAGAGGCGGTGAAACTTTTCCAACAACTGCTGCAGGGTGGAGAAGCTGAGCCTAATGAGGCTACCATTGTCAATGTATTGTCAGCATGTTCTTCGATTTGTGCATTAAGTTCAGGCCAGCAGGTGCATTCCTATATCAGTACTCGACGAGATCTCACGGCGAATGGCAATGTGGGGAATGCCTTGGTCAACATGTATGTGAAGTGTGGAAACTTGGGAATGGCTATCTCAGTTTTTCAGTCCCTGGAGCACAAAGATATCATTTCATGGAGTACCATAATATGCGGCATGGCCATGAATGGCCATGGCATACACTTGTTGCAGCTCTTTTCCAGTATGCTAGTCAATGGGGTGTCTCCTGATGGTGTAACCTTCCTCGGGTTGTTATCAGCATGCAGTCATGCTGGCCTGGTAAATCAAGGGTTGATGTTCTTCAATGCTATGAAGAAAGTCTACCGGATTGTCCCTGAAACACAGCATTATGCGTGTCTGGTCGATATGTATGGTCGAGCTGGGCTATTAGAGGAAGCAGAGGCTTTTATTAAAGAAATGCCAACAGAAGCTGATGGTCCTGTTTGGGGAGCGCTGCTTAATGCTTGTAAAATTTATGGGAACGAGGAGATGGTGGAGAGGATCAGAGAAGGCCTCCGCAATAGTGCAGGAGTGAGCACCGGAACTTATGCTTTGTTATCAAATGCTTATGCTAAACATGATAGGTGGGATGATTCTAATAAGGTTCGTGATGAAATGAGAGAGATGGGGTTGAAGGCACCACCAGGTCGTAGTTGGATTGAAATTGGTCCGTCCATCTAA
- the LOC112178235 gene encoding uncharacterized protein LOC112178235, which translates to MVETSVQDLKPDQARELEEKMARIQESVAAPPILETARRVGRLMDGKISTLDEAMEALKAKMLRLTESADGLRGSTARKVVEVLSPSQSEGDMYSEMTARCTYMSETVMVFLDGTTRFADFFNEICMRFKGLKPGLFELKYSLPDYPSCALDSDLDMRLMFRSLAEFKRTSVDILVRICDFCANCVADGVQCSAAAAASSCVSVVSTVIDEPDYLGDFRPEDPKVYMSKQWREYIKCGDQKFRGGAVEFRQKLCMYAIEVGFVFVYVRNDKWRVIAECFNKLSEGCKWYINASLCPANNFFYIRQLNNVHTCSGVLRQQKHKLLSSTIVKTLINDEFRGNPSLKAHDIMDRLKNNYGLDITYRVAWKGKEKAMKELHGSDEDSYSMLT; encoded by the exons ATGGTCGAGACCTCCGTTCAGGACTTGAAACCGGACCAGGCAAGGGAGCTGGAGGAGAAAATGGCGAGGATTCAGGAGAGCGTGGCGGCGCCGCCGATTCTGGAGACGGCGAGGAGAGTGGGGAGGTTGATGGACGGTAAGATTTCGACGTTGGATGAGGCGATGGAGGCGCTGAAGGCGAAGATGCTGAGGTTGACTGAGAGCGCCGACGGACTTCGTGGGTCGACGGCGAGGAAGGTGGTGGAGGTTTTGAGTCCGAGTCAGAGTGAAG GAGATATGTATTCAGAGATGACAGCTAGGTGCACTTACATGTCAGAGACTGTGATGGTCTTCCTTGATGGTACGACAAGGTTCGCCGATTTTTTCAATGAAATTTGCATGCGGTTTAAGGGTTTGAAGCCAGGCTTGTTTGAGTTGAAGTATTCCCTTCCGGATTACCCTTCTTGTGCTCTCGATTCTGATTTAGATATGAGGTTGATGTTTAGGTCTTTAGCTGAGTTTAAGAGAACTTCAGTTGACATTTTGGTGAGGATTTGTGATTTTTGTGCAAATTGTGTTGCTGATGGAGTTCAATGTTCTGCCgctgctgctgcttcttcttGTGTGTCAGTGGTATCGACGGTGATTGATGAGCCTGATTATTTGGGTGATTTTAGGCCTGAAGATCCCAAAGTTTACATGTCTAAGCAGTGGAGAGAGTATATTAAGTGTGGGGACCAAAAATTTAGAGGTGGAGCTGTGGAGTTTCGGCAAAAGTTGTGTATGTATGCAATTGAGGTTGGGTTTGTCTTTGTCTATGTGAGAAATGACAAATGGAGGGTAATTGCTGAATGTTTCAACAAGCTATCTGAGGGATGCAAATGGTACATCAATGCGTCACTATGCCCTGCTAATAATTTCTTCTATATTAGGCAGCTTAATAATGTGCATACTTGTTCTGGTGTTCTGAGGCAGCAGAAGCATAAGCTTTTGAGTTCTACTATTGTGAAGACACTCATTAATGATGAATTTCGTGGAAATCCCTCTCTCAAGGCACATGATATTATGGATAGGTTAAAGAACAACTATGGTCTTGATATTACATACCGTGTTGCATGGAAAGGTAAAGAAAAAGCAATGAAAGAGTTGCACGGTTCAGATGAGGACTCATATTCAATGTTAACTTAG